CCCGGAGCCACCATCGCCGAGGGCCTCGCCGTACGCGGCGAACAAGCAGCCCAAGCCCGCCCGCAGATCACCGACTGGCTCCAACGAATCGGCCTCCGCTGATTCAGCTCAGGAGGCGGCGGGTTGTTTCGGGGAGGGCTTGGGCGACCTTGATGGCGGTGATGGGTCCGCCGTCGGAGGCGAGGTTGGCTGCGGCGGCGTGCAGGTACGCGCCGACGCTCGCCGCGTCGAGAGGCGTCAGACCGCCGGCGAGGAGGGCACCGCACACGCCGGCGAGCACGTCGCCGGCGCCCGCGGTCGCGAGCCATGGAGTGGCGTTCGTGTTCACCCGGACCTCACCGTCCGGACTGGCAATGACCGTGGTGGCGCCCTTGAGCAGGACCGTCACGTCGAAGCGCTCGGCCGCGAGCCGCGCGTACTTCAGCCGCTCGGCCTCGACGGTCGCGCGATCGACACCGAGCAGGCGAGACAGCTCACCGGCGTGCGGCGTGACCAGTACGTCGACGTGGTCGCCGGAATCGTCGAGCGCCTTCAGACCGTCCGCGTCCAGGACAACGGGCTCGTCGGCGTCGAGCAGCTCGCGGATCCGGGGGATATCGAGTTCGTCGCCGAGGCCCGAGCCGATCGTCCACGCCTGAACCCGGCCGTCGCCGACGACCTCCGGGTGGGCTTCCCATACGGCGCGCGCCACCGCGTCCGGGCCGACGTACCGGACCATGCCGACAGGCCCGGCGAGGGCGCCGGCGGTGGCGATCACTGCGGCGCCTGGGTACTGGGTGGAGCCGACCATCAGGCCGAGGACGCCGCGCGAGTACTTGTCGGACTCGCCGTGCGGGACGGGATAGAGCGCTCTGACGTCCGCGGCTTGGAGCGCCTGCACTTCCGCGGGTGGGAGTTCGAGGCCGATGTCGACGAGGTGGACCGGGCCGCAGGCGGTCGCGGCGGGGTCGACGAAGTGGCAGATCTTGTGCGTGCCGAATGTGACGGTGAGCGCGGCGTTGACGTGCGGCTCGGGCGTCTCCCCGGTGTCCACGTCGACACCGGACGGAGTGTCGAC
This Kribbella sp. NBC_00482 DNA region includes the following protein-coding sequences:
- a CDS encoding NAD(P)H-hydrate dehydratase — encoded protein: MRRAHTVEQVRAAEAELMAKLPDGTLMQRAATGLAVAVSNFLGGTYGARVVLLIGSGDNGGDALYAGAQLSRRGAQVTAVLLSDKAHAAGLAALKTAGGRAIPTSSAVSVVAGADVVVDGIVGIGGRPGLRAEALAVVQVAEKYGVPIVAVDTPSGVDVDTGETPEPHVNAALTVTFGTHKICHFVDPAATACGPVHLVDIGLELPPAEVQALQAADVRALYPVPHGESDKYSRGVLGLMVGSTQYPGAAVIATAGALAGPVGMVRYVGPDAVARAVWEAHPEVVGDGRVQAWTIGSGLGDELDIPRIRELLDADEPVVLDADGLKALDDSGDHVDVLVTPHAGELSRLLGVDRATVEAERLKYARLAAERFDVTVLLKGATTVIASPDGEVRVNTNATPWLATAGAGDVLAGVCGALLAGGLTPLDAASVGAYLHAAAANLASDGGPITAIKVAQALPETTRRLLS